In Rhodamnia argentea isolate NSW1041297 chromosome 5, ASM2092103v1, whole genome shotgun sequence, the DNA window AATCCAAAAGTTTTGGATCTCTATGCAGACAGTACATTATTTCTAAGGACAGTTTGGTGATTAATGGGTGCTTAGAAGTGTAATGCATTTATGGTTGCCTTGTATTTATACTTGATAAGTTGCTACATTTAGGAAAATTAAATTCTCCCGCTCTTAGAAGAtgtaaaatctgaaaataacaCTAAATCATTCTCAAAGTTTCTCCTGTCATTCAGACCCCGGCTTCTCCAAAAGCTCCAGTGACTCCGACCCCAAGACCAACTGGAATGGGCTGGTGCGTGCCCAAATCCGGTGTTTCCGATGCTCAATTGCAAGCAGGTCTCGACTATGCTTGCAGCCAAAACATCGATTGCGGTCCGATCCAGCCAGGGGGTGCTTGCTTCGAGCCGAACACCATAGCGTCCCACGCAGCTTTTGCCATGAACCTCTACTACCAAACCGCTGGCAAGAACCCTTGGAACTGCGATTTCTCTCAAACGGCAGCGCTCACAACGAACAACCCCAGTAAGTCTTCGATAGCATAGCTCTATGAGTACTCACACTTAATCTGGAGGACATTCTTATTCCCGTAAACGTGTAAATGAACACCGATCCAATACGGTGTTATAAGGATTGCTTCCGAAAATACTAATACGGCGTTGGACCAATCGTTTTCTCcgaaagtttaagctattaagAATCAAGCCATAGCCTAACAGATAGAATTAACCCAAGAGGGGTGAGGAATGAGTTTATCTCAGTAGTGGTTTATTACTAATTTGAACTGAATTTCTGAGCTGCAGGTTACAATGGCTGTGTTTACCCTGGTGGGAGCACCTGAAGTGTGATAGGAACTGTTGTTGGATTGTTATATAGGAGGCAGAATAAGGGATGGTGGTGTAGTTGAAGAACTTGCCCCTATATGTTAGTTGTAAAGCCTTCCTTCTTATAATTATAGTTGTAATTTACAAATATatctagccttttttttttttttttggccatcttTTGGTTTCTTATTTTTACATTTCTCATAAGTTAAAAGAGTATGGGAGAAATAATCCCTAAGGTTTTAGGTTGAAGCAAGTCTTCATATTATGCCATGTAACCTCCTTTCCGAGATCTTCAGTTAACTGCATGATTTTCGGGCATTGATTCCGATCCGAATAAtcgcaatttttctttttcccgattcGATTCATTACTGATTAAAATTGCGATATTTCCCCGTAGAAGCTGTGCCGGACCAGACCGTACtctaattgttttttcttcttcttcgttatGCTGAGATGATTAATGAAGTAAATACATGTACATGTGAATGAACGAGAGGATGGGATTTGGGAAAGGACGGTCACGAGGTTTCGTTCATTACAGACACAGCTTCTGAACCGAAAGGACGAAGCACAAAATTAGCTTTTGGAAGTGGAAAAAGGGTATGAACGAGACGACGGGATTTCTTATCCCGAAAGGGGAAAACCGGGAACGTGCGAGCAGGCGGATTGGGTCGGGTTCGAAATTTGCTCTTGTTCTGCTCAATACGATTAGGATCATCGATCGGGTTATCGAGATTGTTTCTTGTCAAACCATCGAATAGAAAATTTACCGATTAGAAAAAGAGGAAGGAcatttctttgtttgtttgggCGGGTTTGCAGGTTGTCGAGTCGGAGAAAAATCTGTTCTGACGAAAAATAGGAGAAGTAAGAGTCGCGATACACATCTTCTACGAAGTCCCTCCGATATCGTAAAAAGAAGTTTTAACATCTCTTACGTTATTTTGCTTCTATATGTTGATGGAATTCCAAAAGAAGTTCTTGATTATAAAAGCGGAAATAGGAAAAGGCTGACTAAAGTGGATGTAGTGAACTACCTTAAAGATAGCGAaattagttattatttttattgcaAAGCCATCAACTAATCCGTTGTCGTCCAGCGGTTAGGATATCTGGCTTTCACCCAGGAGACCCGGGTTCGATTCCCGGCAACGGAagctttttcgattttttctacTCTTTTGCACATAATGTAACGTAACTAATAAATTTTCCAAGTAAGGTAATTGCTTTGCGTTAGTCATTCCTTTGAAACCTGTTGCCTCGTCGACATCAAAAGTAAAGACAATTCCCACGCTGCTAGGTCTGAAAAAACAAACCGAGTTTCCAAGAAATCATGTTTGTCTCAGCATATCAAACAGCAACCGTGATGGTAAAACATGGTCACGTATGATTGCTACCATATTCCATTCCTGCTCTTGACCAGCTGGaatcaaaaaggaaagggaGAAAGAGATGCATGATCGAAACAATTATTAGACAATTCACAATGCCAATGTAGCGAAGTGCCGCCATGTTCATTGTATATGAGCGGGATCACTGAGGCAGACTGGCTCGACTAAAGCTAAGTCGGCAAGAAAATCGAAGAATCTTCGTTTGCTCCCTATTTTCACTTTGAATCATATCTACTTAGAGAATGAAGCGGAGTCGCACAAATCAATGTCCACCCACCCCCTATGCCGAGAAGTTTCGGCCCCCTTCTGCAAAATTCCACTTCAACTCTCCTTTCTAATGACAAAAGAGTAGAAAAATTGATGACGCAAATCAACCACTGGCCACGATCTCGTGTATGGCATCACTGACGCTTTCATCCTCGGAGCGTACGGCTAACTTCATCGCAACATCTCTCTGACCATCGATTCCAAATGACAAACGCACCAGGACCTTCACGTTCCCAATATATACACCAGATAATAGGCAGCTGTGGGACCTGGAATTGCTTGGGACCACTTCTGTTCCCTAAAGACATAAAACAAACTCACTTCACACGACGATATCAAATCATGAGTGAAAACATCTAACAGAATGAAAAAATGTATTGCCAATCTGCATTGAGTTGGAGAAAGGAAAATCCTCTGCATCCTCCCATTTCTcaatgccatcattttcttatcAGTCTCAATGTCTTTTATTCATCAAACATTAACACCTTTAGTTCAAGGTTTGTCTAAAAACGAACACCCAATTGTACAGAAAGGATAGGTCCAACACGGTCGGCATAATTTCCattgctataaaaaaaatgcgTAAGTTCATTCACTTGTTCCATGGACTTCAGGGTAAGTGAAGAGGTAGAAAGAGCTTGTGCAATATCTGTCTTTATCGTGCCTCAAACCTTTATAGGTGATTCAAAGGAAAAGCATACTGTCATGAATTTGTTCATTTGCATTTAGACAGGTCAAACGAGATTCAGTAGAAAGGATTACTATGTCAGAAAGCCCAAGGCACGTATTACAGTCCCAGACAGGAGTTGTCCAATTGATACATTAGATAGGTACACAGCATTTCTAGCATATATGTGCTAAACCAACATCAAGTCGCAAAAGAAGGTGCTTCCAACAAAAGAATACCTCACAGGGCTGCATGCCAAGAAGGTTGATGACTGCATTCACAGCTTCTGTTAAGTTCTCCCTAGGGCCAAGGCCATACTCATCAACCCGCTCATAATCTGCACCCATGCTTTCCCATGCATTTCTGAAATTGGATACTCCGACTTTCAGAATGTAATCTGCTGCAACAACCTCAAGGTCCTCAAGCTGATATTCATCTTCAACGCCATCTTCCTCTGCTTCGCCAGTGGATGGATCAACCTGTAGGGAGGTAAAATATGAAACAACGAAGTAattcaaaactcaaaaaaataaaattggtctGTTGGTTGCATCCTCTCCTCTTTATGCAAGTTAATCATGAGATTTTACCTAAAAAAATCAGAGTAATAGCATTAagatttattgttttttttttttaaattacaagtTGTCGGTAGAGAATGGGCACTCAATCCCACAGCAGAATGTGACCATAGAGTAGCACGTGTGCTTCTACCATACCAAATGTTTTCACATGTTGAGGCAGTTAGTGAGAGGATCTACATTATCTGACAATGACAACGGATCATATTAGAACAAACCAGTTAATAAAAGACAAGCCATTCTTCGAACACTCTTTAGTCATATCACATTAAACATGATCTTGAAGATGGCAAGTCATTCTTCTCTGAACTATAAGCTGGACAATAATGAGGAAATGACTTAAGTAAAGCCAACTTATACCTCTTTAACAATGAACTTCAAAATATTGGAGAATTTTCCAATGGCAGTCACACCGTCAGGCTTTTCAAATGCCACAAAGGTCTGCCCAGGTGAATCATAAGGAAGAGATGGTAGAGGTTTGGATGCAACTTCAGAAAACTCCTCTGCATCTGAGGAATCCACTATAACAGCAACCTAGAAGCAAATTCAGAAACTATAATTGAAGTCTCAGGAAATGTGTCAAAGCACGCTATAGCAGTTTTGAAGAAAACATTACATTTTCCAGTAACACCTCCGGAATCGTATTGGTGCAGTTGTACTGAAACACGACATGTCTATCAAAAATGTGTTTCACGACATTAACTGTATATTCTGTTCCAGCTTCAGTCAACTCAACAGGTGCAGATGActgccaagaaaagaaaaccctttTAAGTACCAACAAAAGACGGACATAAGCATTCCTGAAATAAACATATAACTACAGAACCTTAAAAAGCTTCCCAAAGCTGGAAAACTcagcaattgaagaaagaagtcTCTCATATGCATCAACAGTTGTTGCAGGGCCACTTGGAGGAGCAGCCAGACCAGTAGCAGGCTTCTTTCCAGGGGCTTTCTTCTCTGCAAGTGGCTGAGACTTGATCTCCTTAGGCACAGAGTTTATGTCAAAGGACTCATCTGAAGGCTCCTATATTGGAAATGGACATGTAAGGTCGAAGGCAAAGGTCATTAGACAAGTAGAGAGGGGTCAGAGAAGACTGACATAATTTTTCAGACTTGTCTCCAGGTTGACCAGGGGAACTTCCAGTGACCCGAAGAGAAACTCATTCATGTTTTCATCAGTTTCAACTTCTGAACCATGACCCCCAAGTGTGTTCAGGTAAAGAGTTGCTCTGTCACGAACCTGCAAGTGGGCATAAACTAAGTCGATACAAGACGTGAAGGCTTCTATTGAAACAAAAACTGAGTACCTAAATTGCATGACACAAAATTTGCAAAGCTAAAAGCATATAATAACATGATGTATGCCCGGACTACTAACCTCGTCATCACTGTCAAGGAGACAGCGCCGTAGAAGAACAAAGATACGGGGCTGCAAGGAAGTTGTCAGTGATTAATCCAGTATTAATCAGACCAGAAAGAACTGTTGAAAGGAGAATACAACATTTGCTAAATagcagaagagaaaagaaactcGGCGCACCTTCAATGATTCGACCTTGGCACCGAACTTTGCCATGGTGCTTACAGCACTGGCCCGAACAGTAGCATTCTCAAGATGTACCCGATTGTATATGTACCGTATGTACTTACTAGGATCTGAGGTTTTCGGCCCTTCGATTCCCAGAAAATGGAGAATCTAACAATGAAAATGCAACCACACATGTATAAGTTGGTATTTAACAAAACGGGAACTCTTCAAACAAAACGGTAACTTAATAACCCACCTGTGTTGACAAATAAGTAAATTCACAATCTTCAATAAACTCGCACAGATGAAGCAACCCACTTTCTTTTGCTTCAGGTATATCCCTGATGAGGATCACAATTGAATCTATAATTGCCTTTTTATACTCGAATCCACCTTCTTCCCTAAGAATGTTGCTAAGGAAGTTCATCctgacaaaaaccaaaaaagcaGATCCAATAGCAGCTACTTTAGAGAATAAACACATTATATTACATAATTATTGTAttaaaaaggaaatggaagGGGGCCAACTCACAGGGATCTGTATTTCAGAGGAAACTTCAAACATAATGACCTTATGGCTTCCACCACTACAATTTTAAACTCATCAGCAATATCTGACATAAAATTGGTAATCTGCTTCATCAGACGATCAACACTTGATTCATTTCCTGTCTTCAGGAGAGTGGTGATGGCAAGTGTGGCAATGCTTCTGTTCTGGTCAGAAATAAGACTCTCCATATCTATATTGCAATTAGTGACGGCCATTGGATGTGTCATTGCAACCTGTTAAAGAATATTCTTGAAAAATTACTCAAAATAGAACCGTAACTGCGGGAATGTTAATGTAAAATATTGGTTGGTTGTCCCGCAAACAAAGTCTTTTTTGAGGCCCTTGTGGAATCCTTGGCCCGGGTCAAATTCTGACGAAAGAATTCGACTATATTCAACACTGCAAACAAGACGCAAACTATGTGGAAATCCAGACTTGAGAGGTCTTATTCCAACTCCCGTGATAGTTTCAAGAGAAGAGCTCCTCATTCCACCACTAGTTCAGTTCTAGTACCAAAACCGGTAGCTGTTCCAAACATCCTTTGCGAGCCTGAACACAACTCAATTCTGGACAAAAGTCCACACACACATCATCTGAAAACTTTCGTCTTACAATTCCTGGGGCGATAAATAAGGTACGACAATCTACAACCAGCTGCTTTGTTTATTTATCCTTCCGGGGCTCCAAATACGGTACAAAGACTAAAACAAGCCGCTCTGTTTCTTCAAATACATGGTGCCCGTGCACCTAAACACTCATatgtacacatacacacatACAACTTATGAAGCAAGACATAAGTAACCATAAATGCAGACTCAAGGTGATGACGAAACTGCACACCCATTTCAGATGATGGATTGATATTTTGATTAGCATTTTACACATACAAAggttttaaaaaagaattgacaGAAAATCTAGGGAGGAGTAGGGTGGCAAGGACTAACCTTATTCAAAGTGCGGATGGCTGCAAATCTTAGCACTGGTTTGGAAGAACTTAAAAAGAGCTGGAGAACAGTTATTGCTGGAGTCAATTCCCTGCTTGTCACTCCATTAAGCTCGGTGATAGCTCTCGCAGCCTCAAGAATCACCATTTCAGCCTTGTGCCGCAGACAACTTTCCAGATAATCAAAAAATGGTCTTTCACCAGTTTGTGAATTACTGGCTGATTCATGGATAACCTGCATATGTTGTTTAATAAATATAATGTCACGGCAAATTAGTCATGTCATACTGAAAAGGACTCATTCCAGCTAAGTAGTTACAAGTACCTGACTAGTATAGCGTATTAAAAGGCACTGGGCCAAAGGTGATCGAACAGACCCCCTAGTCAAGCTTGTTACAAGCTTGCTTACAGCAAGTCTATCATTTTGCCGAATCTGCATGATTTGAATTGGATGGTATGTCAGCACCTTTAAGGTAATAAGTAATCCAAGTACAATTTAAGCACACAGAAAAAAGGACAGTCTCGTTATTGTGTGGAATTGTATACATTAAGAGTATAATCAGAGgctcctctttctttttggccaaaaaggaGTGCCTCTTTCCACAGCAAAAAGGGACAAAATAGCATAATACGAGACAGTACGTCCagcagcacaaaaaaaaaaaaaaagcgctaGATTATGACCAGTCAATGCAGAAGACAAATTCAggtttatttttagaaaaggaaaggagatcaaaagaaaagaaaggcgaTGGGTCATGACACAATGTGAATCAGCCAGTTTACAGAATAGACTGAACTGTTACATTTAATATATTCTAGGTattgaagaaaatggaagaCTAAGTATTTACATTTACCCACcatgataaaataggaaatgtAAAATATCTGCATCCTTCCTGTCTCTTGTCAACAATGCATTTTCATCTAGAGCCATTGACACCTCAACCGCAAGACTAAATCTTGAACCACTTATTTCCTTCATTCAAAAAAATCTCTCTGTAGACTTTTCACAACCAAAAGTGATAGGTTTCCTCCCATGAGGCTACTTATGAACTTAAATTAGTCCAAAACCATAACAGGAAAGAACATTTGACAAGCAAGCAATTCCTTAAGGTAAAAGAAGTAGAGGACAGAGCAACAAcagtaaaaacacttcaaaatcCACTAGCTAGTATCTATTTCGGAAAATGAGGCTTCTCTTCCTGAATGCAAATTCCAGAAGCTAAAAGTTTATCTTACTCCTAAAGGCACAGATTTTCTGCAGAGTCAACAAAAGGATCTCTTCACGTAATCATATTATTGCTATGGCATTAGCCTTCCACTCGGGATCCATATATATGACACATATAAGACATGATCAAGTCTGAAATCGTCGATGGAAAGGTAAATAGCCATGCGGCTGAAATAATACTAGGATGTAAGACTGCAGTTTCTAAATTGTGAAAGGTAAGTCCAATCATCTAGACCAACAACACTTTAACCAACCTGATGGAGTAAGGCGAGTGCATGAAACTGTACAAGGGCTGCTCTTGATTGCACAGCTTCCTGAACCTCATTGCTCCACCTTTTTACAATCTCTGGGTTCGTCTGTGAACATGCGACAAATATAAAGAGGCAATTTTTGACATAAAGAAGGAACTAGCGACCGTCAGCAGCAAGCATTCAAATGAACCTGAAGTATATGGATCCCGCTAACTAAGGCTGCACTAGCAACCACTGGATTCTTGTCAACAATAGCTTGTTTCAGGTAGCGCTCAATTTGGGTGAGGAGGGTTCCATCTGTGATCCGACATAAAACTCGAATTGCATTGGCACGATACATGTCTGTCTTGCTATTCATATCCTTCATTAGGGAGCTTGTCACAATAATCAcctagaaaagcaaagaaaatttcGCAAGTCAGAATTTGCTAAATAAAACCAAGGATCATCCATATAGAGGGTGTCGGCATTAAAATATTCCAATACAGCATACAACCTCATCTGCACAAGGAGAGAGCTCCTTTATCATCAAATAAACCATTCTCCTTAATCCTATATCTCTGGATTGGAAAAGTTTGGTCACAGCAAAAAAGACTTCTGTTGCTTCTATCTGCATGATTGAATGGAGATCCAGTCACATATAGAACTCAAAAGGAGACACATTCAGTCAAATTCTCCATGATCTTGTGCGTAAAGGCCAATGAAGTATAAGGGGTAACGGTttggaaaatttaaaagaaatagTAAGCAACAGCATTATAATCAGCAAAAGAATTTGACCTTGGTGAATGTTTCCCCCTGATTCAGCAGATAGAGAAGCTTTGTGATGACCTGCAATCACGTGAACACCACCAGAAAACTCAGTAGTCAATGAAAGACCTTCATGCAGAATGTAGCTTCCCAATCAAATAATACGAAGTGAGACCTGAGAGCATCGCCTAGGATCAAGCTGAGGGTCGTTGAAAACTCTAGCCTCCTGAAGGACTGCCCCCTTCTCGATCCCGAGAAACGGAGAGTATTCAGCTGTGTAACATTAGAATGACAAGATCAGACGAGATAAAAGACCCACACGAACGGAGGTGTATCACACCAAATTTCCCACAATAAGAACCAGCAAGTCTGCACTTATCAGCAGCTGATGAACATTAAACAGTGACACTGAACAGAGAAAACCCAGATCACGTCCATCGAGACCAAGTAGATTCGCGCAATTCAACATCGCCATTGCTCGTTGGACATACATTCTCGATTATCTCCGACCATAATACGAAACAACACGGAAAGCCACTCGGATCGAGCGAATGCGAAAACCACATTaagtcgagaaaaaaaaaaaccacagcTCCTCCAATCAGAGACCTAAACCCGGGCTAAAACAACGGATCTAGAAACTCATGGATCGCATCAGCATTCCGCAAACAGATATACAAGCAGAGATGGACGAATCCGAACGGAAGAAAAAAGCGAGAGGACGCCAGAAGCTAACCTTCTTCGTCATCATCGTCCTTCTTCACGAACGGCTGAGCCATGGGCGCGGCGAGGGCGAACGCACGGAGATCGCGGCGAAATGAGGCGCGGAAAGCGATCGGTTCGGGCGCGCGCGCAGCCTCTGAATCTCGACACTACGCACTTGGTGGGAAGCTTTTTGAGCGCACGGAGGAGACGGACAAGAAAAACTGTGAAGTGTCGGAGAGGACTCAGGATCTGGTGCTTCCCTTCTTGGGACGGAGGGATGGGGAAGTAATTTGCAATCTAGTCATCTATTATatctaaatttcaaataa includes these proteins:
- the LOC115737214 gene encoding coatomer subunit gamma isoform X2 translates to MAQPFVKKDDDDEEAEYSPFLGIEKGAVLQEARVFNDPQLDPRRCSQVITKLLYLLNQGETFTKVEATEVFFAVTKLFQSRDIGLRRMVYLMIKELSPCADEVIIVTSSLMKDMNSKTDMYRANAIRVLCRITDGTLLTQIERYLKQAIVDKNPVVASAALVSGIHILQTNPEIVKRWSNEVQEAVQSRAALVQFHALALLHQIRQNDRLAVSKLVTSLTRGSVRSPLAQCLLIRYTSQVIHESASNSQTGERPFFDYLESCLRHKAEMVILEAARAITELNGVTSRELTPAITVLQLFLSSSKPVLRFAAIRTLNKVAMTHPMAVTNCNIDMESLISDQNRSIATLAITTLLKTGNESSVDRLMKQITNFMSDIADEFKIVVVEAIRSLCLKFPLKYRSLMNFLSNILREEGGFEYKKAIIDSIVILIRDIPEAKESGLLHLCEFIEDCEFTYLSTQILHFLGIEGPKTSDPSKYIRYIYNRVHLENATVRASAVSTMAKFGAKVESLKPRIFVLLRRCLLDSDDEVRDRATLYLNTLGGHGSEVETDENMNEFLFGSLEVPLVNLETSLKNYEPSDESFDINSVPKEIKSQPLAEKKAPGKKPATGLAAPPSGPATTVDAYERLLSSIAEFSSFGKLFKSSAPVELTEAGTEYTVNVVKHIFDRHVVFQYNCTNTIPEVLLENVAVIVDSSDAEEFSEVASKPLPSLPYDSPGQTFVAFEKPDGVTAIGKFSNILKFIVKEVDPSTGEAEEDGVEDEYQLEDLEVVAADYILKVGVSNFRNAWESMGADYERVDEYGLGPRENLTEAVNAVINLLGMQPCEGTEVVPSNSRSHSCLLSGVYIGNVKVLVRLSFGIDGQRDVAMKLAVRSEDESVSDAIHEIVASG
- the LOC115737214 gene encoding coatomer subunit gamma isoform X1; translated protein: MAQPFVKKDDDDEEAEYSPFLGIEKGAVLQEARVFNDPQLDPRRCSQVITKLLYLLNQGETFTKIEATEVFFAVTKLFQSRDIGLRRMVYLMIKELSPCADEVIIVTSSLMKDMNSKTDMYRANAIRVLCRITDGTLLTQIERYLKQAIVDKNPVVASAALVSGIHILQTNPEIVKRWSNEVQEAVQSRAALVQFHALALLHQIRQNDRLAVSKLVTSLTRGSVRSPLAQCLLIRYTSQVIHESASNSQTGERPFFDYLESCLRHKAEMVILEAARAITELNGVTSRELTPAITVLQLFLSSSKPVLRFAAIRTLNKVAMTHPMAVTNCNIDMESLISDQNRSIATLAITTLLKTGNESSVDRLMKQITNFMSDIADEFKIVVVEAIRSLCLKFPLKYRSLMNFLSNILREEGGFEYKKAIIDSIVILIRDIPEAKESGLLHLCEFIEDCEFTYLSTQILHFLGIEGPKTSDPSKYIRYIYNRVHLENATVRASAVSTMAKFGAKVESLKPRIFVLLRRCLLDSDDEVRDRATLYLNTLGGHGSEVETDENMNEFLFGSLEVPLVNLETSLKNYEPSDESFDINSVPKEIKSQPLAEKKAPGKKPATGLAAPPSGPATTVDAYERLLSSIAEFSSFGKLFKSSAPVELTEAGTEYTVNVVKHIFDRHVVFQYNCTNTIPEVLLENVAVIVDSSDAEEFSEVASKPLPSLPYDSPGQTFVAFEKPDGVTAIGKFSNILKFIVKEVDPSTGEAEEDGVEDEYQLEDLEVVAADYILKVGVSNFRNAWESMGADYERVDEYGLGPRENLTEAVNAVINLLGMQPCEGTEVVPSNSRSHSCLLSGVYIGNVKVLVRLSFGIDGQRDVAMKLAVRSEDESVSDAIHEIVASG